The Pseudomonas sp. TH06 genome contains the following window.
GAAATGTCCACAATGATACGTCCGGCCCTGAGCCTGCTGGTGCTGATGACCCTGGTCACCGGCGTTGCCTATCCACTGGTGGTCACCGGCGTCGCGCAAGTCGCATTCCCCGAACAGGCCAACGGCAGCTTGGTTCACGACGCCGATGGCAAGGTCCGCGGCTCATCCCTGATCGCTCAGGATTTTGTCGGCGATGCCTGGTTCCATCCACGGCCATCGGCCGGCGCATTTGCTACCGTTTCCAGCAGTGCGAGCAACCTCGCACCGAGCAATCCGGTACTGGCCACACGGGTGATCGACGACGCCAAAAAATTACAGGTTCCCGGTCAAGGTCCAGTGCCATTGGCGCTGTTGACCACCTCGGGCAGCGGTCTCGATCCGCACTTGCCTCCAGCGGCAATTGCCTATCAACTGGCGCGTGTCGCGGCAGCGCGCAATCTGCCGGTGTCGACCTTGCAGCAACTGCTCGATGCGCACATCGAACAGCCGCTGGTAGGGCCGCCGGTGGTGAATGTGCTTGAGCTGAACATGGCACTGGAAAAGCTGTAGATCAAAAGATCGCAGCCTGCGGCAGCTCCTACAATGGATCGGCGTAAGCCCTGTAGGAGCTGCCGAAGGCTGCGATCTTTTAATGCCTCACCTCAATTTCAAACCGAACAAGGCAAACCCCGATGAGCGACTCCGGCCGCGCCGACGCACTGTTAGCTGACCTGCCCCGCGACGGCCGTGGCCGGCTCAAGGTTTTTCTCGGTGCCGCGCCCGGCGTAGGCAAGACCTACGCCATGCTCCAGGCCGCCCATACCCAACTGCGTCAGGGCGTAAAAGTCATCGCCGGAGTCGTCGAGACCCACGGCCGCGCCGAAACCGAAGCGCTGCTCGGCGGCTTGCCGCAGCAACCGCTGGTGCGCTCGGAATACCGTGGTGTGATGCTCGAAGAAATGGACCTCGACGGCCTCCTCGCCGCCAAACCGAAACTGGTACTGGTAGATGAACTGGCGCACAGCAATGCCCCCGGTAGCCGTCACACCAAACGCTGGCAGGACATTCAGGAACTGCTCGCCGCGGGCATCGACGTGTTCACCACGGTCAACGTCCAGCACCTGGAAAGCCTCAACGATCAGGTGCGCGGCATTACCGGCGTGCAGGTGCGCGAAACCCTGCCCGACTGGGTGCTGCAGGAAGCCTACGAACTGCTGCTGATCGACTTGCCGCCGCGTGAATTGCTTGAGCGACTGCGCGAGGGCAAGGTCTACGTGCCGGAGCAGGCCCGCGCCGCAATCGATGCCTTTTTCACCCAGACCAACCTCACTGCGTTGCGCGAACTGGCGATGCAAACCGCTGCCGCGCAGGTCGATAACGATCTCGCTCAGGGCTATCGCCAGCTCGGTCAAGCCGCGCCGGCGGTGCGCGGACGCTTGTTGGTTGGCGTCGATGGCGATGCGCAGGCCGAACGGCTGGTGCGCCACGCCAGTCGCGTCGCCCAGCGTCGGCATTTGCCGTGGAGTCTGGTGCACGTCGACAACGGCACGGTGCGTGACGAGCAATCGCGTCTGCG
Protein-coding sequences here:
- the kdpC gene encoding potassium-transporting ATPase subunit KdpC is translated as MSTMIRPALSLLVLMTLVTGVAYPLVVTGVAQVAFPEQANGSLVHDADGKVRGSSLIAQDFVGDAWFHPRPSAGAFATVSSSASNLAPSNPVLATRVIDDAKKLQVPGQGPVPLALLTTSGSGLDPHLPPAAIAYQLARVAAARNLPVSTLQQLLDAHIEQPLVGPPVVNVLELNMALEKL